The Besnoitia besnoiti strain Bb-Ger1 chromosome Unknown contig00039, whole genome shotgun sequence genomic interval tttcaaatatacgctggataccactatacttaatgcacttaacatgatggtcatgaaaagcacaagagaacttggatccggtaaacaaagaccttcaagatctaaaccagtagtccaactcgtagtatatactcccagaaaaagctgataaataatcctgtctcagagatgataactccaagtacgatgctactgattagactagcatctgagtagtagttttctctcgctgttaagatgagtgagaacaagaatccatatattacgcctagaacataaccgatgtggaataatcttaatgtagtaggatattgaaatccaacacttttagctgtcttaagcagtccagtggggtggtggtgtactgcaatcataaagaacttggttgtctgtatctcataaccggagtcatcttcagtattctaggaactataatgtctttgtttattcgatttgagttatacagttctggatcgcggatcatttgtacagagacgatagctacttataatgtgataataacgatacatggcctagctatgatctttatgttcttaatgctgctttgtacggaggatatggtaacttctttgtaccaatatatattggtggttcggaagtcgttttcccaagaactaacgcgatctcctattttctagtaccattaggttctgtgttgttaactcaaagtatttgttccgagtttggtagtggtcttggttggacaatgtatcctccactaagtactagcttgatggtgttaaatccagaggcaactgattggattatcggaggtcttgcagtactaggaattagtagtattttaagttctattaacttccttggtacttgcgtcttcatgggttctaatgctggtgctaagaactatattctatatatctgggctatcatatttactgcccttatgttagtcttcactctacctattcttactggtggattagttatgatccttcttgatctacacgtaaacactgaattttatgattctatgtattctggtgatagtgtactttatcaacatctattctggttcttcggacatccagaggtatacattctaattttacctgcttttggtgtagtctcgcagacattatctatgtatgctgctagatctgtcttcggtggacaatctatgatcttagctatgggttgtatttctattctaggttccttagtatgggcacatcatatgatgacagtcggtctagaggtagataccagagcttatttctctgctatgactattatgattgcaattcctaccggtactaagattttcaactggttaggtacctatatggctagccatacaactacaagaactgtagatctatgggctgctcttagttttatcctattgtttactctaggtggtactacaggtgtagttatgggtaacgctggtatggatattgccctacatgatacatactatattgtagctcatttccatttcgtattatctcttggtgcagtactagctactatatgtggctttatcttctatagcagagatatgttcggagatactgtaaatctattccatgtaaataccggtgcttctccatatttaagcatctggtttgtagtcttcttaggtagtatcttattaattttcatccctatgcatatacttggtttcaacgttatgccaagaaggataccagattaccctgattatctttgttatattaatacatggtgttcaattggttctatatccacaatagttatcatcttaactatgctctgctaatgcacttaacatgatggtcatgaaaagcacaagagaacttggatccggtaaacaaagaccttcaagatctaaaccagtagtccaactcgtagtatatactcccagaaaaaggtagtttatatcaacctaggaatcccattttagtaagtgtaacatggagtctagcttcagttgttatctgattggtattgcatgccctgagtacgtaaggaaaaggaaaggttaaccgctatttaaacacaacagttaccgtagctgtagatgaatgctaaatctagagtatctctcctaagacactgcataacatatgaatgctccttccgccattcgttgactgtgtttaccacggggaattagaacagaataccaagttctttgcctggaggtttgttacgttccgtacagttgtaggtaaaaggtatgttagagacttagactagcgttggagcacattgtttcattcgatagtccacgctcaatcttaccatacatagtacttttatgatcccaggctggtttaataagtcaaagtttagccgggaagttagcgtctaaaatatataaccgatagtctcaacttagatgcacagatggacataattaatccttgtacggtttgtacctacttgactcctcagtttaagttaaggagtcctttgtttacagcttgtaccgttactttcaggagcataccgttaaattcgatgatcttatgtgttcactcaaatcgaataaacaaagacattatagttcctagaatactgaagatgactccggttatgagatacagacaaccaagttctttatgattgcagtacaccaccaccccactggactgcttaagacagctaaaagtgttggatttcaatatcacggtaatcatgtttgcttggaagctgtagtcattataactattgatttagtataagcatagaaccaatccggtagtaagatatacgatagtagctaatctaccatataagatataagtcgcttgtggaatagcactaccaataataatcaagaagatcatactgtatacccaaataattacccatccactgactacatttcgagtcataaaatgttgtcgtatcaacattcgagtattcaaagctcgaatttcagataaaagagctaagttaatgagagaggacataaatactaacaaaccaccggttttggatgggattacttttaacaccgcataatatgctaaaaagtaccattcaggtacgatatgaagcggagttacaaaccggttcactggtatggagttatctgggtgcgataattcaatcaaaccaaaagccgtttgtaagaaaattaaaccaattagataggatagacatttagcatcggtcattaacatatgaggatagaaggctactttaagtgcggaatcaatacctgcagggttactagaaccatttaaatgtaaatagaagatgtgtaatacaattagaatgcaactacaaaaggtaatataaagtgcaatacaaagaatcgttttaatgttacatcagatacatagtatccaccgagtaaccaaggtactaaatatggtattggagaaaggagattagtaatgactgtagcaccccagaaactcatctgtccccatggtagtacataaccgaggaaagcagtggctatagtaagtagatataaaactaaaccagacatccaagcagtagttaaataactatagctggagttatacatacctcgagacatgtgtattaagatacacaagaagacgaaagaagcagttgttgcatgcaacatcctaaattcccatcctgctgctacctctctaactagatgttgaacactagcaaatgcacaagatgcttcagaagtatatcggaacgctaaagtgatacctgtaattatttggagtacaaaggtaattgcaactaagaaaccaaagttataagatgaatttagattgagagcacaccgataaaagacgaggtgtgccggaatagactcatggaaatttggtgtgttctcgaaaccatgctagcacaatagaacttcgttaaataactacatattaaaatgagcgcatgtaaactagtcttaaacacaccgctcgtcacgtaacaaatctcaaatcgtactgtagattttatatatgtaccgtaactataaccatggtgacatccaatgttcacgctcatggattcagtgtccaggactacctggcgcttaataacgattccgtcttccagcttccaagcaaacatgattaccgtgatattgaaatccaacacttttagctgtcttaagcagtccagtggggtggtggtgtactgcaatcataaagaacttggttgtctgtatctcataaccggagtcatcttcagtattctaggaactataatgtctttgtttattcgatttgagtgaacacataagatcatcgaatttaacggtatgctcctgaaagtaacggtacaagctgtaaacaaaggactccttaacttaaactgaggagtcaagtaggtacaaaccgtacaaggattaattatgtccatctgtgcatctaagttgagactatcggttatatattttagacgctaacttcccggctaaacatcccttttctttgaaacacacttcccttctcgccgttagcatgatctcaaagtaccagaagccatgtgatctatatagtataacgggacattagaccgaacctgcgatagaataaatatatcttggatgattgtatattagcggctaaatgtcaatcaaacatgcgaattttaggttttccatgaaatctatttggaagaagaggcttgatagtactaccgtaagtacataatatacagtcccagcagtagcggttaaactatagaagagtcgagtattatccatgcataccaggcgtaaaaagcgttcatccagttactaaacaggtgccaggccaacaagaatccgatccgtgtattccgtacagactaacattaagaaggcgactaccaaagtgaatgtcatgatattcgtacagcttgtatacaaatgttggtttttcaaatatacgctggataccactatacttaatgcacttaacatgatggtcatgaaaagcacaagagaacttggatccggtaaacaaagaccttcaagatctaaaccagtagtccaactcgtagtatatactccccagaaaaaagctgataaataatcctgtctcagagatgataactccaagtacgatgctactgattagactagcatctgagtagtagttttctctcgctgttaagatgagtgagaacaagaatccatatattacgcctagaacataaccgatgtggaataatcttaatgtagtaggatattgaaatccaacacttttagctgtcttaagcagtccagtggggtggtggtgtactgcaatcataaagaacttggttgtctgtatctcataaccggagtcatcttcagtattctaggaactataatgtctttgtttattcgatttgagtgaacacataagatcatcgaatttaacggtatgctcctgaaagtaacggtacaagctgtaaacaaaggactccttaacttaaactgaggagtcaagtaggtacaaaccgtacaaggattaattatgtccatctgtgcatctaagttgagactatcggttatatattttagacgctaacttcccggctaaactttgacttattaaaccagcctgggatcataaaagtactatgtatggtaagattgagcgtgaacattggatgtcaccatggttatagttacggtacatatataaaatctacagtacgatttgagatttgttacgtgacgagcggtgtgtttaagactagtttacatgcgctcattttaatatgtagttatttaacgaagttctattgtgctagcatggtttcgagaacacaccaaatttccatgagtctattccgggcacacctcgtcttttatcggtgtgctctcaatctaaattcatcttataactttggtttcttagttgcaattacctttgtactccaaataattacaggtatcactttagcgttccgatatacttctgaagcatcttgtgcatttgctagtgttcaacatctagttagagaggtagcagcaggatgggaatttaggatgttgcatgcaacaactgcttctttcgtcttcttgtgtatcttaatacacatgtctcgaggtatgtataactccagctatagttatttaactactgcttggatgtctggtttagttttatatctacttactatagccactgctttcctcggttatgtactaccatggggacagatgagtttctggggtgctacagtcattactaatctcctttctccaataccatatttagtaccttggttactcggtggatactatgtatctgatgtaacattaaaacgattctttgtattgcactttatattaccttttgtaggttgcattctaattgtattacacatcttctatttacatttaaatggttctagtaaccctgcaggtattgattccgcacttaaagtagccttctatcctcatatgttaatgaccgatgctaaatgtctatcctatctaattggtttaattttcttacaaacggcttttggtttgattgaattatcgcacccagataactccataccagtgaaccggtttgtaactccgcttcatatcgtacctgaatggtactttttagcatattatgcggtgttaaaagtaatcccatccaaaaccggtggtttgttagtatttatgttatcaacatgtcaatgaaatatcaacaacgatgaaacttatttggttaacataacaacatagaaggtaaagctggattacgttcaaactttacactggatacgtttcaatgttaacttactaaataccatgggagcgaagagaatctaatatgtaactccgttcatggaaatcaaaagagctttcactgattgtatttatgaaacgtgattagttcacctagccaacacgatccggttgtttgggaataatatccctatttaagggattgatatgtgctacaataacacagtcggtacgaagtcgaaacaaggtagttgatggtgaaccagtggctgaacaaacctttttattgattatgctgactttagtcccgagaaactacagttctgcttaaactgaggagtcaagtaggtacaaaccgtacaaggattaattatgtccatctgtgcatctaagttgagactatcggttatatattttagacgctaacttcccggctaaactttgacttattaaaccagcctgggatcataaaagtactatgtatggtaagattgagcgtggactatcgaatgaaacaatgtgctccaacgctagtctaagtctctaacataccttttacctacaactgtacggaacgtaacaaacctccaggcaaagaacttggtattctgttctaattccccgtggtaaacacagtcaacgaatggcggaaggagcattcatatgttatgcagtgtcttaggagagatactctagatttagcattcatctacagctacggtaactgttgtgtttaaatagcggttaacctttccttttccttacgtactcagggcatgcaataccaatcagataacaactgaagctagactccatgttacacttactaaaatgggattcctaggttgatataaactacctttttctggggagtatatactacgagttggactactggtttagatcttgaaggtctttgtttaccggatccaagttctcttgtgcttttcatgaccatcatgttaagtgcattagcagagcatagttaagatgataactattgtggatatagaaccaattgaacaccatgtattaatataacaaagataatcagggtaatctggtatccttcttggcataacgttgtgtagttatatgaagcgtacattccttaatatctggaacaatagattatggttaggtagtggaacaaggagagcgtctgttgtacatcaacactagatacaaggaacttgacaagcattaatagatttatataaacgacaaggacatgagtctactggattttataatacagggttgaactgtgggttagtttcaatgcccaaggcagagcactggattggatacccagggaactgtgctcccattaataagaatcatattctaagtcaccaggcatgcaataccaatcagataacaactgaagctagactccatgttacacttactaaaatgggattcctaggttgatataaactacctttttctggggagtatatactacgagttggactactggtttagatcttgaaggtctttgtttaccggatccaagttctcttgtgcttttcatgaccatcatgttaagtgcattaagtatagtggtatccagcgtatatttgaaaaaccaacatttgtatacaagctgtacgaatatcatgacattcactttggtagtcgccttcttaatgttagtctgtacggaatacttaggactatctctttatattaatgataatgcatttggtaatggacttttcatcttaactggtatacattttagccatgttattgttggagctatccttgtattcttcactcaaagtatctatagttctttagttacttacatgcctacaagctctataatgctaagcaaatctaaaggtatgttatgcaagatctttacagaaccattcactattttatatctacactttgtagaaaccatgtggatattaatccacattacattctatctctaaatcatataacggtcgtaaggtacgccggggataacaggtcagataatattgggagttctaatcctcggattgtatcagcacctccatgtcggctcattactcccttgttattgaacaagattcagttaggaacgctagttcaccgtcagatgtaatacgtgagctgggttaagaacgtctggagacagtttgttccctatctaccatattatctaattggtttaattttcttacaaacggcttttggtttgattgaattatcgcacccagataactccataccagtgaaccggtttgtaactccgcttcatatcgtacctgaatggtactttttagcatattatgcggtgttaaaagtaatcccatccaaaaccggtggtttgttagtatttatgtcctctctcattaacttagctcttttatctgaaattcgagctttgaatactcgaatgttgatacgacaacattttatgactcgaaatgtagtcagtggatgggtaattatttgggtatacagtatgatcttcttgattattattggtagtgctattccacaagcgacttatatcttatatggtagattagctactatcgtatatcttactaccggattggttctatgcttatactaatcaatagttataatgactacagcttccaagcaaacatgattaccgtgatattgaaatccaacacttttagctgtcttaagcagtccagtggggtggtgtgtactgcaatcataaaaacttgttgtctgtatctcataaccggagtcatcttcagtattctaggaactataatgtctttgtttattcgatttgagtgaacacataagatcatgaatttaacggtatgctcctgaaagtaacggtacaagctgtaaacaaagactccttaacttaaactgaggagtcaagtaggtacaaaaccgtacaaggattaattatgtccatctgtgcatctaagttgagactatcggttatatattttagacgctaacttcccggctaaactttgacttattaaaccagcctggatcataaaagtactatgtatggtaagattgagcg includes:
- a CDS encoding uncharacterized protein (encoded by transcript BESB_051370) — translated: MLHATTASFVFLCILIHMSRGMYNSSYSYLTTAWMSGLVLYLLTIATAFLGYVLPWGQMSFWGATVITNLLSPIPYLVPWLLGGYYVSDVTLKRFFVLHFILPFVVAF
- a CDS encoding uncharacterized protein (encoded by transcript BESB_051320): MTIMLSALSIVVSSVYLKNQHLYTSCTNIMTFTLVVAFLMLVCTEYLGLSLYINDNAFGNGLFILTGIHFSHVIVGAILVFFTQSIYSSLVTYMPTSSIMLSKSKGMLCKIFTEPFTILYLHFVETMWILIHITFYL
- a CDS encoding uncharacterized protein (encoded by transcript BESB_051310), which encodes MSLFRAHLVFYRCALNLNSSYNFGFLVAITFVLQIITGITLAFRYTSEASCAFASVQHLVREVAAGWEFRMLHATTASFVFLCILIHMSRGMYNSSYSYLTTAWMSGLVLYLLTIATAFLGYVLPWGQMSFWGATVITNLLSPIPYLVPWLLGGYYVSDVTLKRFFVLHFILPFVGCILIVLHIFYLHLNGSSNPAGIDSALKVAFYPHMLMTDAKCLSYLIGLIFLQTAFGLIELSHPDNSIPVNRFVTPLHIVPEWYFLAYYAVLKVIPSKTGGLLVFMLSTCQ
- a CDS encoding uncharacterized protein (encoded by transcript BESB_051400); this encodes MYPPLSTSLMVLNPEATDWIIGGLAVLGISSILSSINFLGTCVFMGSNAGAKNYILYIWAIIFTALMLVFTLPILTGGLVMILLDLHVNTEFYDSMYSGDSVLYQHLFWFFGHPEVYILILPAFGVVSQTLSMYAARSVFGGQSMILAMGCISILGSLVWAHHMMTVGLEVDTRAYFSAMTIMIAIPTGTKIFNWLGTYMASHTTTRTVDLWAALSFILLFTLGGTTGVVMGNAGMDIALHDTYYIVAHFHFVLSLGAVLATICGFIFYSRDMFGDTVNLFHVNTGASPYLSIWFVVFLGSILLIFIPMHILGFNVMPRRIPDYPDYLCYINTWCSIGSISTIVIILTMLC
- a CDS encoding uncharacterized protein (encoded by transcript BESB_051330) — translated: MSAHYSLVIEQDSFVPYLPYYLIGLIFLQTAFGLIELSHPDNSIPVNRFVTPLHIVPEWYFLAYYAVLKVIPSKTGGLLVFMSSLINLALLSEIRALNTRMLIRQHFMTRNVVSGWVIIWVYSMIFLIIIGSAIPQATYILYGRLATIVYLTTGLVLCLY